The Terriglobus sp. TAA 43 sequence GTCGAACGGTGTGCCAGCCACTGCAGGCAAATCACCCGTGGGAATCAGAACCTTGTCCACCGGCGTGTAGTGGTTCGCGTTGATCTGAATCTTGTGATTCAGAATCGTGCCGTTCCCCTCGCCCGCCAGGTTGAAGTAGGAATGGTTCGTTAGGTTAATTACCGTTGGCTTGGTGGCTGTCGCGCTGTACTCAATCTTCAGATCATGCCCGTGCAGCGTGTACGTCACATGCGCGGTCAACGTACCGGGATATCCCTGGTCGCCATCGGGCGAAACCAACGTGAACTCCACACCGTCGGCCACTTCCTTCGCGCTCCAGATGCGGTTGTCGAAACCATCTAGGCCGCCATGCAACGACTGGCCATTGTTGTTAATCGGCACGTGATACGTGTGGCCGTCGATCGTGAACTGTCCCTTGGCAATGCGGTTGCCGTATCGTCCCACCACGGCGCCAAAGTACGTTCCACCATCATCTTGGTAGCTAGCGGCCTTCGGATGTCCCAGGGCCACGTCAGCAAACTTGCCATTGCGATCCGGTGCATCAATCGCCTGAATGCGCGCGCCAAGAGTGATCAGTCTCACCTGCAGTTCCGGGCTTTTCAGCGTGTAGATTTCAACGGGCTTGCCGTTCTTTGCCGTGCCGAACGACGCCTTCGTTACTTCCGCATTCATACCGGTTCCAATCATCCCCAGCGCCAGAAGCGCCACTGCCATCTTCATTGTTCCATGCCCTCATGGCCGCCAACCGCGGACTCCGCGAAGTATACCGGGCTGGGGCGGCGGCACGCGAATGCTGCAGGATTTATACTGGATACAGTTCTTTGACAGCGCTGCAACATGCAACGCTCGAAGCTGCTCCACAAAGTTGGGGGCGTCATGGTTTCGACGGGGTCGCTTGTGGCAAGAGGGCATGCCGGGGTGGGTACACCCGTAATCGAACCCAAAAACTATAAGTGCCGAACCTCAGTTTGCACTTGCTGCTTAATTAAATAAGTAGCCGATTGCTCCCGCTTCGCCTATGGGCGGGTACCAATCGTCGCACAGTAGGCTGGTCAAAGCTGTTCCGCCTGTACGGCAATGACGAGATCGATCAGGCTGGTGGCCGTTACATCTTCGCCCGTTCTAAGTGGCGGCTACGAGACAAAGATGATACGGGAAAAGCATGAATGCCTTTTGTCATTGGTTTCTTCGGACGGGAGTTCGATTCTCCCCGCCTCCACCAACTTCACACATATCCATCACGCACTTCCCGCGTGACAGCAGAACGCAAAGCCAGTAGAGTGGTGGCGCTCGCCATCTTCCTCACGGAACTGGAATATCTCGCTTATGCGCTTTGTTTTACCTGCCCTGCTTTCGTCTCTGATCGCGCTGCCTGCCTTTGCTCAGGCGGTTCGTGGCAATGTTGACCTTACTCATCCACAGACATACACGCTGCATCGCATCGGAAGCATGGACCCAACAGGCGGGAACCATGATTCACTTCGC is a genomic window containing:
- a CDS encoding aldose epimerase family protein, which encodes MKMAVALLALGMIGTGMNAEVTKASFGTAKNGKPVEIYTLKSPELQVRLITLGARIQAIDAPDRNGKFADVALGHPKAASYQDDGGTYFGAVVGRYGNRIAKGQFTIDGHTYHVPINNNGQSLHGGLDGFDNRIWSAKEVADGVEFTLVSPDGDQGYPGTLTAHVTYTLHGHDLKIEYSATATKPTVINLTNHSYFNLAGEGNGTILNHKIQINANHYTPVDKVLIPTGDLPAVAGTPFDFRAPHAIGERIEAKNEQLTIAGGYDHNFVLNGAAGTLRTAAIVTDPMSGRTLTVKTTEPGVQFYTGNFIKDGEITGTGGKKYVRRGGFCLETQHYPDSPNHPAFPSTLLRPGQTYHTTTVFSFTK